CTGGCCAGCATTCCGGCCTGGCGCCTGGCCAGCACGCCGCTGCCCACTCCGGGCAGCTCAGTGGGCGGGCTGGCCTACAACTACCAGCGCGCCAAGCTGGCCTGGTACACCATCGACCAGAGCTACTACACCGGCGGGCCCAACGTGCCCACCAACATCAACAATACCGACCTGGCTAACCATTACACCCGCGGCGTGAAGCGCGACGAGGTGTTCCCGAATAAGGACCTGGGCTCGACCGGTAACGGCTTCGAATACACCTTTGACCTGGCGTATTTCCCGAAGGAGCGGGGCCCCTACAACTACAACCCGAGCATCGACAACGCCGGCAAGTTCTTCACCGGCACCGAGGCCACGGCCACGGGGCTGGTGAACAAGTTTGGGGGCATCAGCCGGGCCATCACCTTCGATACGGACTTCGACAACGCCAACATCGAGTACCTCGAGTTCTGGCTGATGGACCCCTTCCTGAGCACCACCAACCCCAACGCGCCCAAGGAGCGCGTGAGCGTGTACGACACCGACGGCACCAACGCGCCCAACCTCACCGGCGGCGACCTGGTGCTCAACCTGGGCAATGTGAGCGAGGACGTGCTGAAGGACAACAACCAGCACGAGTTTGAAAATGGCCTGCCCGTGCCCGGGGCCGATACCACCGGCGTTTCGCGCAAAACGCCCTACGGCATTGTGACGCGCCAGCAGTTTCTCACCGATGCCTTCAACGCCGCGCCGGGCGCCCGCACCGCCCAGGACGTGGGTTTGGATGGCTTGAACGATGACCAGGAGCGGGTGAAAGCTGTAGACCCGCAGTCGCCTTACGGCCCTGCCTTCGCCAACCTGCCCGACCCTTCGGCCGACAACTTCCGCCACCATCTTGACCCCAGCTACGACCAAAGCAACACCAACCTGCTGGGCCGCTACAAAAACTACGACAACTACGAGGGCAACTCGCCCGAAAACAGCCAGCTCAGTTCGACGGCCTTTCCCGATAAGGAGGACCTGAACCGCGACAACGTGGTGCAGGACGTGGAGCGCTACTACGAGTACCGCATGCGCCTGCAGCCCGGCGGCCTAGACATCGGCTCGAACTACATCATCGACAAGGTGACCAATAACATCGGGGGCGATAACGTGACGTGGTACCAGTTCCGGATTCCGATTCGGGATAACCCCACAGTGCGCGGCGCGACGCAGCCCTTCGGCTTCAAATCGATTCGCTTCCTGCGCATGTACATGACCGGCTGGCAGGAGCCGGTGGTGCTGCGCCTGGTGCAGCCCCAGTTTGTGGCCAACCAGTGGCGCCGCTACAACTACCGCATCACCGACAACCGCGCGGGCACCGTGCCGCCCCAAAACCAGCTCACCGATGCCGACGCCTTCAACGTGTCGACGGTGAGCGTGGAGGAAAACGGCGTGGCCCAGGGCGGCGGCATTCCCTACGTGTCGCCCCCCGACATCAAGCGTGACAAGGAGTACGGCAGCAGCAGCACCTCGCGCCTGCAAAACGAGCAGAGCCTGCGTCTGGCCGTGGTGAACCTGCGCGACGGCTACGCCAAAGCCGCCTACAAAAACATCACCATCAACATGCTGCGCTACAAACGCCTGCGCCTGTTCCTGCACGGGGATAGCGAAGACGCCAGCATGCGCGACGGCGAGGTGCGCGCCTTCCTGCGCATCGGCACCGACTACACCCAGAACTACTACGAATACTCGCTGCCCTTGGCGCTCACCCGCACCGGCACGAGCCCCGACGAGGTGTGGCCCGTGGCCAACCGCGTGGACGTGGCCTTCCAAGATTTCATCGACGCCAAGGCCAAGCGCAACCAGCAGTCCACGGTGAACTTATTGGTGCCGTTCACGGTGAATTTGCCCAACGGCGCCACCATTACGGTGGTGGGCAACCCCGACTTCTCGGCGGTGCAGGGCGTGATGCTGGGCATTCTGAACCCCGTGACCGACAACGTGGACCCCAGCCAGACCTCGAAAACGGTGAACCTGTGGGCCGACGAATTCCGGGTGTTCGACTTCGAGCAGCAGGCCGGTTACGCGGCCACGGCCCGCCTCAACGTGAAGCTGGCCGACCTGGCCAACATCACGGCCACCGGCAGCTACACCAGCGTGGGCTTTGGCGGCCTGCAGGACAAGGTGCAGCAGCGCGCCATCGACAACACCTTCCGCGGCGACCTCAACGCCACGGTGGCGGCCGAGAAGTTCCTGCCCGAACAGCTGCACCTACGCGTGCCGGTGCTGCTGCAAATTGGCCAGGAAACCCGCTCGCCGCTTTACGACCCGCTGGACCCCGACACCAAGCTGGAGCAAAGCCTGCAGAAGTTCAAGAAAGATGGCGTTATAGATGCTGCTGCCCAGGCCGAGTACCGCAAGAAGGTCATCGACCAAACCACCAGCCGCAGCATTTCGGTGCTGAACGTGCGCAAGGAGCGCGGCCCGGCCAAGCCCGGCGCGCCGCTAGCCAAGCCCAAGCCCTGGGACATCGAGAACGTGGCCCTGAGCTACTCGCTCACCGACCGGCTGCACACCGACATCCGCACCGACCGCGACTACACCAAATCCTACACCGCGGCCCTGGCCTACGTGTACCAGACCACGCCCAAGAACTATACGCCGCTGGCCAACTTTAAGGCCCTGGACAACCCGTACCTGAAGATTTTCAAGGAAATCAACTTCACGCCGCTGCCCTCGCGCTTCTCGTTCCGCACCGACATCGACCGGCGCTACAACGAGCGGTTCCTGCAGCGCATTCTGGCGGCCGGCACCTTGCCGTCGACGGACGGCATTGCGCCCGTGATTCAGAAGTCGTTCTACATCAGCCGGATTTATGACCTGAAGTGGGACCTGACCAAGAGCCTGATTTTCGACTACACGGCCACCAACCGCGGCGTGGTAGACGAAGGCGCGGGCCGCACCATTGGGGTGAGCGACGAGGCCATCCGCAACCGGGACCAGCTGCAGCAAAACCTGCTGCGCGGCGGCCGCACCACCAACTTCACCCAGGTGGCCGCCCTCACCTACCGCCTGCCGCTCGACAAGTTTCCGCTCACCGACTGGCTGAGCGCCGACACCCGCTACGCCGCCACCTACAGCTGGCAAGCCTCGTCGCTGGGACAAACGGCATTGGCGGACCCCACCAATCCTGACAATACCGATACGAAAGAACTGAACCTGGGCAACACCATTCAGAACAACGCCGAGCTGAGCGCCAACGGTAAGATTGACCTGGTGAAGCTGTACAACAAGGTGAGGTTTCTGAACATCATCAACAACGCCCCACCGCCCGTGGACCGGCCCCGGCCCACCCGCGCGGCGCCCGGTGCGCCTGCTGTGCCCGCCGCGGCCGACACCACCCGCGAGAAAAACCGCTTTGTGAAAGCCGTGCTGCGCTCGCTGATGACGGCCCGCTCCATCAATTTTACTTACACCCGCGCCAACGGCACGCTGCTGCCCGGCTACCTGCCCAAGACCAAAGTGTTTGGCCTCGACCGCGACCTGACCGCGCCGGGCCTGGGCTTCATTCTGGGCGAGCAGCCCGGCCTGCAAACCCTCTACGAGCGCGCCCGCGATAACGGCTGGTACACCACCCAAAGCGAGTACCTCAACACGCCCCTCAGCTCGCTGCTGACCGAGACGCTGACCCTGCGCACCGCCCTGGAGCCCTTCCGCGACTTCAACGTGCAGGTGGATGCGCGCCGGCAGCTGGCCCGCAACCGCGACGCCTACTACCGCCGCCCTGTCGACCCCGAAACGCTGGTGGGCTTCGACCCCGTCGGCGGCATTGTGGCGCAGTCGCTGGGCACGGGTTCGTTCAGCACGACCACCGTCACCATCCAAACGCTGTTTGGCGACCTGAGCGCCAACGGCGAGTCGTCGAAGGCCTTCCAGCGTTTCGTCGACAACCGCAAGATTGTGCGCGACCGATTGGCCCAGGCCAACCCCGCCACGGGGCCGAACGCCAACCCCGACGAGGGCTACGGCTACAACTCGCAGGACGTGCTGGTGCAAAGCTTCATCGACGCCTACCACGGCAAGTCGTCGGACGGCTACAAGGCCGAGAAGTTCAACCCCTTTGCCCTGCTGCCGCTGCCCAACTGGCGCGTCGACTACAACGGCTTTGCCCAGCTGCCGTTCGTCAAGCGCTACTTCAGCTCCTTCACCCTCAACCACGCCTACTCGTCGGTGTACAGCGTGGGCAGCTACACCACGGCCAACGTGTACAGCAACGAGCCCGGCGGCTTCCCCACCCAGCGCAGCGAAACGTCGAAGCAATACATCCCCTACTATATTCTGGGCCAAGTGAGCATCGTGGAGCGCCTCTCACCGCTCATCGGCGTCAATTTCCAGACGGTAAGCAAGGTGACCGGCCGCGCCGAGTACCGCACCGACCGCGCCGTGGTGCTGAACACGACCAATGCCCAGGTCACGGAGCTGTCGACCAAGGAGTTCATCATTGGTTTCGGCTACGCCACCAACAGCCTCAAACTGCCTTTCAAAGTAGGCGGCGAGCAGCGCGTGTTGAAGAACCAGCTCACCGCCCGCCTCGACCTCAGCATCCGCGACAACATCACGGTGCAGCGCAGCATCATCGACACCTACGACCCCGTGAACAGCCAGGGCACGGGCGGCACCGCTCTGCCCGCCAACGTGGGCCGCCCCAGCAGCACCATCACCAACGGCTCGAAAACGCTGCAGCTGCGCCCCACTATCGACTACCTGCTCAACACGCGCCTCAACCTGCAGCTGTACTACAGCCAGACCGTGACCACGCCGCGCATCAGCAATGCCTTCCGCAACTCGACCAGCGAAGGCGGCATCCAGCTGCGCTACAGCCTGACGCAATAGGCGACGTAGGGGGATGGTGGAGTGGTGGATTAAGGATGGAGCCGAATGTGTACTTTTGACCCACCAACCCACTACTCCACTAACCCACCATATATGAACCTGCCCGCCACCCTCCACTACACCAAAGACCACGAATGGATTCGCGTTGAAGGCGACGTTGCCTATGTGGGCATCACCGACCACGCGCAGAAAGAGCTGGGCGACATCGTGTACGTCGACATCGACACCCTCGACAAAGACGTGGCCCAGCACGACGTGTTCGGCACAGTGGAGGCCGTGAAAACCGTTTCGGACCTGTTCAGCCCCATCACCGGCACCGTGCTGGAGGTGAATGCCAAGCTGGCCGATGCCCCCGAAACCGTGAACTCGGACCCCTACGGCGACGGTTGGATGGTGAAAATTTCCATTGCCAATCCGGCCGAGCTCGACGCCCTGCTGACCGCCGACGCCTACGGCGAGCTGGTGGGGGCCTAAGAGCCGGCACTGTTTTGGCTTGGGCGCCGCGATGTTCCCCGTACCCTTGCACAAACCATTGCCTGCTTCTTCCCCGCGCGCCTACGCCGCGCTGCCCCTTAGCTGGGCCGCCGTGGTGCTGGTGCTCACGCTCACGCCCTCCGATGAAATGCCGCGCACGCCCGTGTGGGAGCTGCTGTCGTTCGACACAGCCGCCCACGCGGGCGTGTTTTTTGTGCTGGCCGGCCTGAGCTGGTTTTCGCTGCGGCGGCAGCGCCGCTGGCCGCGCCTGGCCCACCGCGCCGGGGCGGTGGTGCTGGGGGCCAGCATCGTGTTTGGTGCCCTCATCGAAGTGCTGCAAGTGACCATGCGCCTCGGCCGCCACGGCGAATGGACCGACCTGCTGAGCGACGGCCTGGGTGCCGCGCTGGCCGTGGGCTTGGCCACGGCCTGGGCCAGGCGGCCACTGCGCGGGCAGGCGCTGGCCTGCCTGGGGTTGGTGGGCGCCACCGCGCTGGGCGCCGCCCCGGCCCAGGCCCAGAACCTACCCCGCGCCCGCGCCACCATCAAGAAGCTGGCCGCGCCCGAGCTGCACGGCCGCGGCTACGTGAAGCAGGGCGAGCACGCCGCCGCTGCCTACCTGCGCGAGCGCCTGCGCGCCCTGAAGCTGGCCCCGCTGGCGCCCAACTATACCCAGCCCTTCGCGCTCGACGTGAATACCTTTCCGGGCGAGGTCAGCGCGTCCATTCAGTCCGACGGCACCAAGCTGGCCACCGGCTGGCAGGCCGGCACCTCCTGCATTGCGGCGCCCAATTCCGGCCCCGGCACCGCCAGGGGCCGGATTTTGCTGCTCGATACCATGGTGTTCACCAAGGCTGCCGTGCAGGCGCGCTACCTGCTGGTGCCCTGGAGCAAGCGCGTGCTGCTCATGCGCGCTGCCGATGCCGCCCGCCTGCCGCAGCTGCCGGCCTTGCTGCAGCAGCGCTTCAATTCGGCGGCGGCGTTCATCACGGTGGTACCCAAGCTCACGGCCTCGCTGGCCGCCCAGCAGGTGCCCCAGCCCCGCGTAGAGGTGCTGGCCGAAAAAATGCCGCTGTGGCTCGACAAGGCCATTTTTGGCGACACCGCCACCGGTGCGGCCAAGGGGCACACCGTGTGGGGCACGGTGAAGGTAGGGGCTCAGCTGCAGCGCAACTACCAAACCCAGAACCTGGCTGCCGTGGTGCGCGGCGCGGCGCAGCCCGACTCCTTCCTCGTGGTGTCGGCTCACTATGACCACCTGGGCATGATGGGCCCCAAAGCCTACTTCCCCGGCGCTAACGACAACGCCAGCGGCGTGGCCCTACTGCTGGAGCTGGCCGCGTACTACGCCCGCCCCGAAAACCGCCCGGCCTGCTCCGTGGTGTTCCTGCTGTTTGGGGCCGAGGAGGCGGGCCTGGTGGGCTCTAACTACTTTGTGGCTCACCCGCTGGTGCCGCTTAAGAGCATCAAGTTTCTCGTCAACCTCGACCTGCTGGGCACCGGCGAGCAGGGCGCCACCGTCGTGAATGGCCGCGTGTTTGAAGCGCCCTACAAGCGCCTCTTAGCCCTCAACAATGCCCACCACTACCTGCCGGCCCTGGCGCCGCGCGGCCGCGCCGCCAATTCCGACCATTACCCTTTTTCTGAAGCCGGTGTGCCCGCATTTTTCCTCTACACCCGCGGCGGCAGCACGGCCTATCACGACGTGAACGACAAGCCCGCCGCCCTGTCGCTGGCCGGCTTCGCGGGCGCTTTTGGCTTGGTGCGCGATTTTCTCAACGAAGAAGGCGCCGCCCACCGCGCAAAAAAATAGTCGGTAGCCGAACCTGCGCTCGACTACCGACTATCGGCTGTTACTACATCGCTGACGGCTTAGCCTTTGGCTTTCAGCGAGAGCATGATTTGCTTGGCAATGGGCTCCCACTCGGGCTTCTGGCGGTCGGCGCAGTTAAAGGTGCAAATCATCAATTTGCCTTCCACGTCGGTGAAAAA
This DNA window, taken from Hymenobacter sp. 5317J-9, encodes the following:
- the gcvH gene encoding glycine cleavage system protein GcvH; this encodes MNLPATLHYTKDHEWIRVEGDVAYVGITDHAQKELGDIVYVDIDTLDKDVAQHDVFGTVEAVKTVSDLFSPITGTVLEVNAKLADAPETVNSDPYGDGWMVKISIANPAELDALLTADAYGELVGA
- a CDS encoding VanZ family protein, producing MPASSPRAYAALPLSWAAVVLVLTLTPSDEMPRTPVWELLSFDTAAHAGVFFVLAGLSWFSLRRQRRWPRLAHRAGAVVLGASIVFGALIEVLQVTMRLGRHGEWTDLLSDGLGAALAVGLATAWARRPLRGQALACLGLVGATALGAAPAQAQNLPRARATIKKLAAPELHGRGYVKQGEHAAAAYLRERLRALKLAPLAPNYTQPFALDVNTFPGEVSASIQSDGTKLATGWQAGTSCIAAPNSGPGTARGRILLLDTMVFTKAAVQARYLLVPWSKRVLLMRAADAARLPQLPALLQQRFNSAAAFITVVPKLTASLAAQQVPQPRVEVLAEKMPLWLDKAIFGDTATGAAKGHTVWGTVKVGAQLQRNYQTQNLAAVVRGAAQPDSFLVVSAHYDHLGMMGPKAYFPGANDNASGVALLLELAAYYARPENRPACSVVFLLFGAEEAGLVGSNYFVAHPLVPLKSIKFLVNLDLLGTGEQGATVVNGRVFEAPYKRLLALNNAHHYLPALAPRGRAANSDHYPFSEAGVPAFFLYTRGGSTAYHDVNDKPAALSLAGFAGAFGLVRDFLNEEGAAHRAKK
- the sprA gene encoding cell surface protein SprA, with translation MADTTGPYKPSKRPRVRAQDRPGSPFGQRRRTSPLVLPLPKNVKMNVQVDDSLKQFSVEEKVGKEIDYRDPSVLTYKEYEEYQRRQAVADYYREKAKGGVTGPAAAPGTPQAQRLIPKIYLGPIANRIFGGSYVDIRPAGSVTMKFGGRFNRNENPALTLRQQSVGDFLFEQNINVNLTGAIGTKLKLVFNYDTKASFDFDNQMKFDYAGEETDILRKVDLGNVSLPLTNSLVQGGQNLFGIKTQMQFGNLGVTAVAATVRGTADEVRIQNGAQSRQYEIKVSQYEKDRHFFLSQFFRDRYDQALRNLPTIQSGITINRLEVYVTNDNRTTENLRNVVTLMDLAEPSRLYRGVKYRIGSPSIQAPADNKANNEYQTVVVNGGRDARDNLSVDNFLQIGQGLSKNIDYERVRARKLDTREYTFNAQLGYISLNTALLPDQVLGVSYEYIFNGKTYKVGETQDDYSTRGPEEVVFLKMLRASNPGVGLITDFSQNPDNPNLRTGNTPTWDLMMKNIYPLNASQLQRDNFQLQIIYKDDETGVDLISLKEGARLANRPLIEVLNLDHVNSNNDKLPDGNFDYFPGVTIDPELGKIIFPNVQPFGSYLATQLDGEPNLITKYVYSELYNQTQSDAQQVQEKDKFFLRGRFQGGSSSDEISLPGIGIAQGSVRVRSGSTLLTEGVDYQVFYDQAKVKILNPAYLNSANELRVEFEKNALVQVQPRKLVGVRLDYKLSKDANIGGTALHLLENQAPGINRVNIGDEPGNNTIVGLDGSIRKESRVLTKYLDMLPLISTKEISTVAFSGEFAKLLPGRSQLGNGENGVSYIDDFENARTPYTLGGLASIPAWRLASTPLPTPGSSVGGLAYNYQRAKLAWYTIDQSYYTGGPNVPTNINNTDLANHYTRGVKRDEVFPNKDLGSTGNGFEYTFDLAYFPKERGPYNYNPSIDNAGKFFTGTEATATGLVNKFGGISRAITFDTDFDNANIEYLEFWLMDPFLSTTNPNAPKERVSVYDTDGTNAPNLTGGDLVLNLGNVSEDVLKDNNQHEFENGLPVPGADTTGVSRKTPYGIVTRQQFLTDAFNAAPGARTAQDVGLDGLNDDQERVKAVDPQSPYGPAFANLPDPSADNFRHHLDPSYDQSNTNLLGRYKNYDNYEGNSPENSQLSSTAFPDKEDLNRDNVVQDVERYYEYRMRLQPGGLDIGSNYIIDKVTNNIGGDNVTWYQFRIPIRDNPTVRGATQPFGFKSIRFLRMYMTGWQEPVVLRLVQPQFVANQWRRYNYRITDNRAGTVPPQNQLTDADAFNVSTVSVEENGVAQGGGIPYVSPPDIKRDKEYGSSSTSRLQNEQSLRLAVVNLRDGYAKAAYKNITINMLRYKRLRLFLHGDSEDASMRDGEVRAFLRIGTDYTQNYYEYSLPLALTRTGTSPDEVWPVANRVDVAFQDFIDAKAKRNQQSTVNLLVPFTVNLPNGATITVVGNPDFSAVQGVMLGILNPVTDNVDPSQTSKTVNLWADEFRVFDFEQQAGYAATARLNVKLADLANITATGSYTSVGFGGLQDKVQQRAIDNTFRGDLNATVAAEKFLPEQLHLRVPVLLQIGQETRSPLYDPLDPDTKLEQSLQKFKKDGVIDAAAQAEYRKKVIDQTTSRSISVLNVRKERGPAKPGAPLAKPKPWDIENVALSYSLTDRLHTDIRTDRDYTKSYTAALAYVYQTTPKNYTPLANFKALDNPYLKIFKEINFTPLPSRFSFRTDIDRRYNERFLQRILAAGTLPSTDGIAPVIQKSFYISRIYDLKWDLTKSLIFDYTATNRGVVDEGAGRTIGVSDEAIRNRDQLQQNLLRGGRTTNFTQVAALTYRLPLDKFPLTDWLSADTRYAATYSWQASSLGQTALADPTNPDNTDTKELNLGNTIQNNAELSANGKIDLVKLYNKVRFLNIINNAPPPVDRPRPTRAAPGAPAVPAAADTTREKNRFVKAVLRSLMTARSINFTYTRANGTLLPGYLPKTKVFGLDRDLTAPGLGFILGEQPGLQTLYERARDNGWYTTQSEYLNTPLSSLLTETLTLRTALEPFRDFNVQVDARRQLARNRDAYYRRPVDPETLVGFDPVGGIVAQSLGTGSFSTTTVTIQTLFGDLSANGESSKAFQRFVDNRKIVRDRLAQANPATGPNANPDEGYGYNSQDVLVQSFIDAYHGKSSDGYKAEKFNPFALLPLPNWRVDYNGFAQLPFVKRYFSSFTLNHAYSSVYSVGSYTTANVYSNEPGGFPTQRSETSKQYIPYYILGQVSIVERLSPLIGVNFQTVSKVTGRAEYRTDRAVVLNTTNAQVTELSTKEFIIGFGYATNSLKLPFKVGGEQRVLKNQLTARLDLSIRDNITVQRSIIDTYDPVNSQGTGGTALPANVGRPSSTITNGSKTLQLRPTIDYLLNTRLNLQLYYSQTVTTPRISNAFRNSTSEGGIQLRYSLTQ